A stretch of DNA from Deltaproteobacteria bacterium:
AGGGTGAGAAGCAGGGCATCACCGAGGACTGGTTCACGGTCGCGGCGCTGGTGGCCGCGGGGCATTGATCCCGGGGGCCCGTCCGGTGCTCGCCCGCTTCGCGGGCTGCGCTCCTCCGATGCCCCCGGACCCCGCGCCGGGCGCGGCAAAGCCGCGCCCGGCTTTTCTCGAGTGACCGGCGCCTTCAGCCCGCCCGGCCCAGCAGTTCCGCGGCTGCCGAGGCGGTTTCCGCCCCGAGCCATGTCTCGACTAGCGGGTCGGCGCCGGTCGCCAGCACGGCGGCGATCCGCTCGAGGGCCGTTGCCCGCAGCTGGCGCTTGATCGAGGCGTAGGCACTGCGCGGGAGTGCGGCCAGCTCGCGCGCGACGTCCAGCGCGCGTGCGATGATCGCCTCGCCGTCCTGCACCTCGTCGAGGATGCCGTCGGCGAGGGCGTTCTCAGGCGTTCCGTTGCGGGCGAGTAGGACTGCCCGGCGGGCGACGGCGGGCGCGAGCTCCGTCGTGACCACCGTCGTCGCCGCCACGGGGTAGGGCACGGCGGCGCGGGTCTCCGTGAGCCCGAGCCGGTAGGAGCCGCGGCGGCCGATGCGGAAGTCGCAGGCGAGGACGACGACCAGGCCGCCGGCGATGGCGTGGCCGTTCACGGCCGCGACCGTTGGCAGCCCGAGCCCGTAGAGCCGGCCGACGAGGCGGTTGATGGCCATGACCATGGTCCGCTGCTGCTCCGGGCCGTACGTCGGAACGACCTTCAGGTCGAGCCCCGCCGAGAAGAACTCCCCGTGTCCGGTGAGCACGACGGCGCGCGTCCCGTCCTCCGCCTCGAGCCGCGCGAGCGTCTCCTCGAGCTTCGTGGCCGACTCGAGCTCGATCGCGTTGGCCGGCGGCCGCTCGAAGCGGACGAGGGCGATGCCGTCCGTCGACTCGACGCGGATCATCGCTCCTCGCGCTCGATCACGAGCTTCGTCGTGTAGCCGAGGATCGCCTCGGCCGCGTCCGGCCACCGCGCCCGCTCGGTGGTGATCAGCTCCGGGTCGATCCGCCGCGCCTCGAGGAGGCTCAGCACCGCCGGCAGGACGGTCCGCGAGTGCACCCGGCCGGTGTGGAACGTGATGCCCTTCATGTTACGTAGGTCAGCTCGCGCATCTAGGAGGGACCGGAGAGCGCGCGGAGGGCGCGCTTCACGAGCCGCCGTGCCTCGCCCGGGATGATGCGCCGGCGGCCGAGCAGATGGAGGGCGCGCAGGCGGCGGAACACCGCGTTCCGCAGGCGGATCGACGGGGTCATCGCCGCCACCTTGCGCAGCGCGGTGATGCTGTCGACGAGGCCGATGATCGCGAAGCGCGACGGCGGGGCGATCAGCTCCTCGACGAGGCGGCGCGGCCCCTCCCAGTCGTAGGTGTCGTGCAGCGCGATCACCCCGCCGGTGACGACGAAGGGCTCCCAGTCCGTGAAGTCGCCCTTCACCGCCTCGTAGCCGTGCGCGCCGTCGATCCAGAGGAGCCGGATCGGGTCGCGCCAGGTGGCGGCGGCCTCGTCGGAGCGCATGACGAGCGGCGCGACGCGGTCGCTGAGACCCGCGGCGGCGACGTTGGCCCGGAACTGTCCCTCCGAGCCGCGCAGGTGCGGATCGATCGCGACCACCGCCTCGCGCCCGGCCGCACGCGCCGCGGCCGCAAGGATGATCGTCGACCTGCCCCTCGAGCTGCCGATCTCGACGATCGCACCCGCGCCGGGTCCCTTCGCGGCGAGCGCGTAGAGGTAGAGACCCTCGTGATGACTGAGCCACCCGTCGACCTCGCCGACGACACGCTCGACGTACCGGGAGGCCTCCGCACTCATCTGCATGTCGTGGAGACGTGTGTAGCGGCCGCCGCCCCCGTCGGTCAACGTCCGCGCGGGACATGGTCCGTCCGGCGCGCGACTCACGGACGACGGAGCCGCTCGGGCGCGCCCTCGATCGAAGCCCGGTCGCCGATCGCCTGCGCCATCAGCACGAACGCCCGCCACGCGGCACGTGCCTCGGGCTCACGGCCGCACGCCAGCAACGCCACGGCGAGCTGGTAGTGCGCGCCGTAGTGCGAGGGCACCAGGCGGAGGACCGTCCGGTACAGCTCCACGGCGCGCGAGGGATCGCGGAGCCGGTACTGATGGAGGAGCGCGGCGAGCATCGCGGGCTCGGACAGGGTCGGATTCGCGGCGACGGCCCGCTCGTATGCCCGGGCGGCCTCGGCCCAGGCCCCCTGGCGCTCGAGGAGTCGCCCCTGTGCGGCCCAGGCGTCGGCCTGCTCGGCGTCGATGGTCGTCGTCCGCCGGTAGGCGGCGAGCGCCTCCTCGGCGCGGCCGAGCCGCTCGAGGGCCATGGCGCGGTAGTAGTGGGTGAGCGCGAAGCCCGGGTTGCAGGCGACCGCCTCGTCGGCCCAGCGCAGCGATTGCGCCAGGTCGCCGGTACGGAAGGCGAGGGCGCTCAGGTTGAGCTGCACGTAGGCGTAGCAGGGTGCGAGGCGGTGCGCCTCGAGGAGGAGGCGGCGAGCCTCGTCGCGGTCGTCGCGCGCCATCGCGGCGTGGCCCGCGTTCAGCCAGGCGCGCGGGTTGGCCGGCGCCTTCGCCACCGCATCGCGCCAGAGCGCGCCGTCGTCGCGCCAGACCTCGTTGCGCGCCGCGGTCGCGACGCCGAGCGCGATCGCGACGAGGGCGACCAGCACAACGACGACGCGTGTCGCAGGCACCCGCAGGGGACGCGCGAGGAGATGCGCGGCGCCACGGAGCCCGAGGCCGGCCGCCGTCCCGAGGCCAAGCATCGCCAGGTACGGACGGTGCTCGTTCACGGGCTCGGTGAGCGGGAAGATCGTCTGCTCGGCGGCGAGGGCGACGGCGTACCAGAGCGCGGCGAAGGTGAGGGCCGGCCAGCGCCGGCGGGCACGCCACGCGAGACCGCCGAGGACCAGAAGCACGAGGAGACTCCCCCAGGCGCGGGGCTCGAGGAAGGAGCGCGTGAGCGGGTAGTCCAGGCGATCGACCACCAGCGCGTCCGGCCACAGGAAGAGGCGGAGGTAATAGAGGTAGGCCGACCAGCCCGTCATGAGCCAGATGCGAGGGGTCACGTCCGCGGCGTGCGCCGTCTGGCTGATCCACGGCGGGAGGAGGAGAAGTCGGTAGAGGAGCCCGCCGGCCGCCACCACGGCGAGCGCGGCGACCAGTTGCCACGACGGGGCGGGCGTCTGTCGGTGGCGGGCGAGGAGCGCGTAGCCGGCGACGGCGAGCGGCAGCGTCGCCGCAATCGCCTTCGTGAGCAGCGCCGCCGCGAGGAGGACGACGGCCCATCGCGGCCGGGCGCGCGCCGTGGCGTCGAAAGCGGCGAGCGAGAAGACGGTGGTGAGCAGGGCCGAGCGGGCCGAGAGGTAGTCCACGGGCTCGGTGTTGAGGGGATGGAGGGCAACCACGAGGGCCGACGCGGCCGCGACCGCGAGTGCGTCGTCTCCGAGCCAGAGGTGATCCCTGACGATCCGGAAGACGAGCAGGACGGCCGACCAGTGCAGCACGAGGTTGACGGCGTGGTAGCTCCACGTGGCGCTCCCCGAGACGGCGTAGTTGAGCGCGAAGGTGAGGAGCAGGAGCGGACGGAGATCCTCGTTCTCGCGCAGCACCGTCGTCGTATTCGGGTCGACGAAGAAGCGCGGGACGTGACGGAGGCTCCTGATGAAGGGGTTCTGCTCGAGCACGTGGCTGTCGTCGAAGTGAAAGCCGCCGCCGAAGCTGTTCGCATAGGCGGCGCCGATCACAACCGCGAACAGGAGCGCAAGGGCGGCGGAGGGTGAAACCCGGCCCTTGCCCCACGCCCACCCCACGGCGTCGCCGTGTAGAGGAAGGGACGACGTCCTTCAAGTCCCGGTGCGCAAACGCGCGCAGAGGGACTCGGCTTGTGACCCCAGGCCGCCGTTGCTAGCGTCGTTCCGTTCGGCGTGCGGCGAGGAGGCGAGGGGAGGACGATGGTGAAGGCAACGCTGCCGGGCGTCGCGCTGGCGCTGGCCACCTTGACGGGCGCCGCGCTGGCCACCGCTCCATACGACTTTGCCGGTCACTGGACGGGCAATGCGCAGGAGACCGGCAAGTCCGCCGTGATGTTGACGGCCGACTTCACGATGGCCGGCGCCCGGACCTTTTCCGGGACGCTGGCCGTGGCGGACGGCGATCAGCCCATGCAGTGTACGGTGAACGCGAAGGTCAGGCGGCGCGTGAATGTGGCCCTGCGCGGCGCGTGCGCTGACGGCGGCACCCTCAGGCTCCGTGGCCGTGCGAACCCGGACAAGCAGACGATCGCGGGGACCTTCGTCGAGAAGCGAGAGCGGCGCCGGCACCGGGGGAGGTTCGTTCTGGGGAAGCCGGCTGGCGCCGCACATGCGCGCATCCTCCATGGCCCTTCTCGATCGGCCTCATCGGCCGTGCTCTCCGCGCTCGGCGTGCCCGCCGACGGCCACTGGGGCCTGTCTCCCGACCAGGGCCGCGTGACCCTCACGAGCCTCACGTTCCAGGCCGCCGACGGCCCGCGGCAGGTGGACCTCGTCGGCTGCACGCCCACCTACACACGCGACGCCGCCGCGCTCGCGCCGCTGCTCGATTGTCCGTTCGACCTGCTTCCCGGGACCTACGTCGGCTTGACCGTGGGCGTCAGCACCAGGTTCGAGGTGCTGATCGACGACTCGCTGAACGGGTTCTACACCGATCCTGCCTCCCCCACCGGACTCTCCACAACTCCGCCCGCGGGCGGGGCGCAGTTCGTCTCCTTCGTCGTCCCGGGCCCCGGCGGCGCGGGCGCCGTTCTCTCCCTGCAGACGTTCTTCACGAGCCCGCTCGTCGTCGACGCGGGGACCGACGTCAGCCTGGACATCGTCGACGACATGATTCACACCGTCTTCGCCAACGTGGCTGGCGGCACGGCGTCCTTCGACACGAGCCTCGTCCTTCCCGCCGTTCAGCTCGTCCCGTCGGTCTCGGGCGCGGGCAAGGTCGAG
This window harbors:
- a CDS encoding enoyl-CoA hydratase/isomerase family protein codes for the protein MIRVESTDGIALVRFERPPANAIELESATKLEETLARLEAEDGTRAVVLTGHGEFFSAGLDLKVVPTYGPEQQRTMVMAINRLVGRLYGLGLPTVAAVNGHAIAGGLVVVLACDFRIGRRGSYRLGLTETRAAVPYPVAATTVVTTELAPAVARRAVLLARNGTPENALADGILDEVQDGEAIIARALDVARELAALPRSAYASIKRQLRATALERIAAVLATGADPLVETWLGAETASAAAELLGRAG
- a CDS encoding class I SAM-dependent methyltransferase yields the protein MQMSAEASRYVERVVGEVDGWLSHHEGLYLYALAAKGPGAGAIVEIGSSRGRSTIILAAAARAAGREAVVAIDPHLRGSEGQFRANVAAAGLSDRVAPLVMRSDEAAATWRDPIRLLWIDGAHGYEAVKGDFTDWEPFVVTGGVIALHDTYDWEGPRRLVEELIAPPSRFAIIGLVDSITALRKVAAMTPSIRLRNAVFRRLRALHLLGRRRIIPGEARRLVKRALRALSGPS
- a CDS encoding tetratricopeptide repeat protein, whose protein sequence is MGWAWGKGRVSPSAALALLFAVVIGAAYANSFGGGFHFDDSHVLEQNPFIRSLRHVPRFFVDPNTTTVLRENEDLRPLLLLTFALNYAVSGSATWSYHAVNLVLHWSAVLLVFRIVRDHLWLGDDALAVAAASALVVALHPLNTEPVDYLSARSALLTTVFSLAAFDATARARPRWAVVLLAAALLTKAIAATLPLAVAGYALLARHRQTPAPSWQLVAALAVVAAGGLLYRLLLLPPWISQTAHAADVTPRIWLMTGWSAYLYYLRLFLWPDALVVDRLDYPLTRSFLEPRAWGSLLVLLVLGGLAWRARRRWPALTFAALWYAVALAAEQTIFPLTEPVNEHRPYLAMLGLGTAAGLGLRGAAHLLARPLRVPATRVVVVLVALVAIALGVATAARNEVWRDDGALWRDAVAKAPANPRAWLNAGHAAMARDDRDEARRLLLEAHRLAPCYAYVQLNLSALAFRTGDLAQSLRWADEAVACNPGFALTHYYRAMALERLGRAEEALAAYRRTTTIDAEQADAWAAQGRLLERQGAWAEAARAYERAVAANPTLSEPAMLAALLHQYRLRDPSRAVELYRTVLRLVPSHYGAHYQLAVALLACGREPEARAAWRAFVLMAQAIGDRASIEGAPERLRRP